The following coding sequences lie in one Mus musculus strain C57BL/6J chromosome 11, GRCm38.p6 C57BL/6J genomic window:
- the Dusp14 gene encoding dual specificity protein phosphatase 14 isoform X1 — translation MSSRGHSTLPRTLMAPRMISEGDIGGIAQITSSLFLGRASVASNWHLLQARGITCVINATIEIPNFNWPQFEYVKVPLADIPHAPIRLYFDTVADKIHSVSKKHGATLVHCAAGVSRSATLCIAYLMKFHNLCLLEAYNWVKARRPVIRPNLGFWRQLIDYESQLFGKSSVKMVQTPYGIIPDVYEKESRHLMPYWGI, via the coding sequence ATGAGCTCCAGAGGTCACAGCACGCTCCCACGGACTCTCATGGCCCCTCGGATGATTTCCGAGGGAGACATAGGAGGCATTGCTCAGAtcacctcctctctcttcttgggCAGAGCCAGCGTGGCCTCCAACTGGCACCTCCTCCAGGCCCGCGGCATCACCTGCGTCATCAATGCCACCATCGAGATCCCCAACTTCAACTGGCCCCAGTTTGAATATGTTAAAGTGCCTCTGGCTGACATTCCTCATGCCCCCATTAGACTGTACTTTGACACTGTGGCCGACAAGATCCACAGTGTGAGCAAGAAGCACGGGGCTACCTTGGTGCACTGTGCGGCAGGCGTGAGCCGCTCGGCCACCCTCTGTATTGCGTACCTGATGAAATTCCACAATCTGTGCCTGTTGGAGGCATACAACTGGGTGAAAGCCCGGAGGCCTGTCATCAGGCCCAACCTGGGCTTCTGGAGGCAGCTGATAGACTACGAGAGCCAGCTCTTTGGGAAGTCTTCAGTTAAGATGGTACAGACACCCTATGGCATCATCCCAGACGTTTATGAGAAGGAGTCCCGACACTTGATGCCTTATTGGGGGATTTAG